The proteins below come from a single Staphylococcus sp. MI 10-1553 genomic window:
- a CDS encoding Cof-type HAD-IIB family hydrolase: MKQHLICLDLDGTLLNDEKEIPEYTFRVLKALQQKGHAVIIATGRPYRASQRYYDQLGLKTPIVNFNGAFVHHPHDETFSVQHHRLDEGLATSIIETLKKMQVKNMIAEVKDCVFLDQPDPHLFEGFSMGNPVTKVGDLRENLNEDPTSLLIEAEEMMIPRVKQVLTRFYAENIEHRRWGAPFPVIEIVKKGISKAVGIDIVKDCLQIEHDHIIAFGDEDNDLEMIKYAKHGIAMGNAIDELKHVAKETTLSNNEDGIGIYLNRFFNLNMPKEK, from the coding sequence ATGAAACAACATTTAATTTGTTTAGATTTAGATGGAACACTTTTAAATGATGAAAAGGAGATTCCAGAATATACATTTCGTGTGTTAAAAGCACTACAACAAAAAGGGCATGCCGTCATTATTGCAACGGGTCGACCTTATCGTGCAAGTCAGCGTTATTACGATCAACTTGGATTAAAAACGCCTATCGTTAACTTTAATGGTGCGTTTGTACATCATCCCCATGATGAGACATTCTCAGTGCAACACCATCGTTTAGATGAAGGACTTGCGACGAGCATTATTGAAACTTTGAAAAAAATGCAAGTGAAAAATATGATTGCTGAAGTGAAAGATTGCGTCTTTTTAGATCAACCTGACCCACATCTTTTTGAAGGTTTTAGCATGGGAAATCCAGTGACAAAAGTTGGCGATTTACGCGAAAACTTAAATGAAGATCCAACATCACTATTAATTGAAGCGGAAGAAATGATGATTCCACGTGTGAAACAAGTGTTGACACGCTTCTATGCTGAAAATATCGAACATCGTCGTTGGGGGGCCCCTTTCCCAGTCATTGAAATTGTCAAAAAGGGCATCAGTAAAGCAGTCGGTATCGATATTGTGAAAGATTGTCTACAAATCGAGCATGACCATATTATTGCATTTGGCGATGAAGATAATGATTTAGAAATGATTAAATATGCGAAACATGGTATTGCGATGGGAAATGCGATTGATGAGCTCAAACATGTCGCAAAAGAAACAACACTGTCGAATAATGAAGACGGTATCGGAATTTATTTAAATCGTTTCTTTAACTTAAATATGCCTAAAGAGAAATAA
- a CDS encoding metal-sulfur cluster assembly factor has product MEEALKDSILGALENVIDPELGIDIVNLGLVYKVDLDDDGLCTVEMTLTSIGCPLGPQIVDQVKTVLAELPEIQDTEVNIVWNPPWNKDMMSRYAKIALGIS; this is encoded by the coding sequence ATGGAAGAGGCACTGAAAGATAGTATTTTAGGCGCGCTTGAAAATGTCATTGACCCTGAGTTAGGGATTGATATTGTCAATTTAGGGCTTGTTTATAAAGTTGATTTAGATGATGATGGTTTATGTACTGTAGAAATGACACTCACTTCAATTGGTTGTCCATTAGGGCCACAAATTGTTGACCAAGTTAAAACAGTATTAGCAGAACTTCCAGAAATTCAAGATACCGAAGTGAACATCGTTTGGAATCCACCATGGAATAAAGATATGATGTCACGTTATGCTAAAATTGCGTTAGGTATCAGCTAA
- a CDS encoding acyltransferase family protein: MFVWNYNQRDRKPISPRYMPGLDGIRAVAVIAIIIYHLNPQWLSGGFLGVDTFFVISGYLITSLLLTEYHHTGKIELTSFWLRRVKRLIPAVLFLVMGVLVLTLVFMPTEIQKVRADSIAAIFYVSNWWYIMQNVDYFEQFAVQPLKHLWSLAIEEQFYLVFPIVLLGLLSFMRRLKSIRITFLILLVISMITMMVLYVPNENVARVYFGTDTRIQTLLMGVLLALVWPPFQLKAKVNRKMRMMIDTAGVIGLAILFICFKFVSETNSILYYGGFFLISAVTLLVIASSVHPSGYFAKFLGNKVFTFIGSRSYSLYLWHYPIIVLIHHQFVQGQIPPLVYVVEILLMVLMAEFSYKSIEQPFRKEGFNIFAFNHLKNWRSQKVLRTWLVIILLIPTLLVMVGVFNRFTKNNSTQVTEVNTEEIDKLITQPLPLPQLEIDGFVVKGNKQKYASWKPLLIGDSVMVDIGDYFKSFVPKADINGKVGRNLVEAIPLAKQQYQSYRDKNDIVVLELGTNGDFTEEQLNSLLEQFGKADIYVVNTRVPRSYESHVNAVLAKAAKKRANVTLVDWYSRSENHTEYFAPDGIHLEPPGVRALTNSIIQTIEKNHSTKKKNK, translated from the coding sequence ATGTTTGTGTGGAACTATAATCAACGAGACAGAAAACCTATAAGTCCGCGATACATGCCTGGGTTAGACGGTATTAGAGCGGTTGCAGTCATCGCAATCATTATCTATCATCTCAATCCACAATGGTTGTCGGGTGGCTTTCTAGGGGTAGATACATTTTTTGTGATTTCTGGTTATTTAATTACGAGTTTGTTATTAACGGAGTATCATCATACGGGAAAAATTGAATTGACATCATTTTGGCTAAGACGTGTTAAACGACTAATTCCTGCAGTGCTCTTTTTAGTCATGGGCGTACTTGTGCTTACCTTAGTTTTCATGCCAACGGAAATTCAAAAAGTACGTGCGGATAGTATTGCGGCAATATTTTATGTGTCGAATTGGTGGTACATTATGCAAAATGTCGATTACTTTGAACAATTTGCAGTACAACCATTAAAACATCTATGGTCATTAGCAATAGAAGAGCAGTTTTATCTCGTGTTTCCGATTGTATTACTTGGTTTGTTAAGCTTTATGCGTCGTCTGAAATCGATACGCATCACATTTTTAATATTACTCGTCATCTCCATGATCACGATGATGGTGTTATACGTACCGAACGAAAATGTTGCACGTGTTTATTTTGGTACTGATACACGGATACAAACATTATTGATGGGGGTATTGCTTGCACTTGTTTGGCCACCTTTTCAATTAAAAGCGAAAGTGAACCGCAAGATGCGCATGATGATCGATACTGCTGGCGTAATCGGTTTGGCTATTTTATTTATATGTTTCAAATTCGTATCTGAAACGAATAGTATTTTGTATTACGGAGGATTTTTTCTCATTTCAGCGGTCACATTATTAGTTATCGCAAGTAGTGTTCATCCTTCAGGGTATTTTGCGAAGTTTTTAGGCAACAAAGTTTTTACCTTTATCGGTAGCCGATCGTATAGTTTATATTTATGGCATTATCCGATTATCGTATTGATTCACCATCAGTTCGTGCAAGGTCAAATTCCACCTTTAGTTTATGTCGTTGAAATTTTATTGATGGTGCTCATGGCGGAGTTTTCTTACAAATCTATCGAACAGCCGTTTAGAAAAGAAGGATTTAACATTTTCGCCTTTAATCATTTGAAAAATTGGCGTTCACAAAAAGTTTTGCGGACATGGTTAGTGATTATTTTACTCATTCCAACGTTACTCGTAATGGTGGGGGTCTTTAACCGTTTCACCAAAAATAATAGTACGCAAGTGACAGAAGTGAATACCGAAGAAATTGATAAACTGATTACCCAACCACTGCCGTTACCACAACTTGAAATTGATGGCTTTGTCGTGAAAGGGAATAAGCAGAAATATGCATCATGGAAACCGTTATTGATTGGTGATTCCGTGATGGTAGACATTGGCGACTACTTTAAATCATTTGTGCCTAAAGCAGACATTAATGGTAAAGTGGGACGTAACTTAGTAGAAGCGATACCTCTTGCGAAACAGCAATATCAAAGCTATCGTGATAAAAATGATATTGTCGTCCTTGAATTAGGGACAAATGGTGATTTTACAGAAGAACAGTTGAACAGTTTGCTAGAACAATTCGGCAAGGCAGATATTTATGTCGTGAATACGCGCGTCCCACGTTCTTATGAATCACATGTGAATGCAGTGTTAGCGAAAGCAGCGAAAAAACGAGCGAATGTGACGTTAGTCGATTGGTATAGCCGTTCTGAAAATCATACAGAATATTTTGCGCCGGATGGCATTCATTTAGAGCCACCAGGTGTGCGTGCATTAACGAACAGCATTATTCAAACGATTGAAAAAAATCACAGTACGAAGAAAAAGAATAAGTAA
- the clpB gene encoding ATP-dependent chaperone ClpB, with protein MDINQMTHAIQNALQKAIEHAKTYKLTNVEVEAVLKAVLEAPESLFHSILERANIDTHALNQAYEDKLKNYPTVKGDNVQYGQYMSPQMNNLFVKAENYMQAYDDQYISMEHVLRAAIDVDETTKRFVDGKKDIIIEIIKKIRGGNHVTTQNPEVNYEALAKYGRDLVEEVRKGNMDPVIGRDEEIRNTIRILSRKTKNNPVLIGEPGVGKTAIVEGLAQRIVKRDVPDSLLDKTVFELDLSALVAGAKYRGEFEERLKAVLKEVKESEGRILLFIDEIHMLVGAGKTDGAMDAGNMLKPMLARGELHCIGATTLNEYREYIEKDSALERRFQKVAVAEPTVEDTISILRGLKERYEVHHGVRIQDRALVAAAELSDRYITDRFLPDKAIDLVDQASATIRTEMGSNPTELDQANRRVMQLEIEENALKKESDEASRIRLKELQEELAEEKEKQAALQARVENEKEKIAKVQKKRAELDESRKALEDAENNYDLEKAAILQHGKIPELEKELKALEAAFQEEKGTDSDRIIREVVTDEEIGEIVSQWTGIPVSKLVETEREKLLHLSDILHERVVGQDRAVDLVADAVVRARAGIKDPNRPIGSFLFLGPTGVGKTELAKSLASSLFDSEKHMIRIDMSEYMEKHAVSRLIGAPPGYVGHDEGGQLTEAVRRNPYSVILLDEVEKAHTDVFNVLLQILDEGRLTDSKGRSVDFKNTIIIMTSNIGSQILLENVKDSGKIDDATEKAVMNSLNAYFKPEILNRMDDIVLFKPLTMDDMQMIVDKILINLNMRLMDQRITLEISDEAAKWMAETAYEPQFGARPLKRFVQRHVETPLARMMIKENLPEGTIVYGDLKDGDIHFEVEKPQSVDSENE; from the coding sequence TTGGACATTAATCAAATGACACATGCGATTCAAAATGCACTTCAAAAAGCAATTGAACATGCGAAAACATACAAATTAACAAATGTAGAAGTAGAGGCTGTTTTAAAAGCAGTACTCGAAGCACCAGAAAGCTTATTTCACAGTATTTTAGAACGTGCAAACATTGATACGCATGCTTTAAACCAAGCATATGAAGACAAGTTAAAAAATTATCCAACAGTGAAAGGTGACAACGTCCAATATGGGCAATATATGTCGCCTCAAATGAACAATTTATTCGTTAAAGCTGAAAATTACATGCAAGCATATGACGATCAATATATTTCGATGGAACATGTTTTACGTGCGGCCATCGATGTTGATGAAACGACGAAACGATTTGTTGACGGTAAAAAAGATATCATCATTGAAATTATTAAAAAGATAAGAGGAGGGAATCATGTGACTACACAAAATCCTGAAGTAAACTACGAAGCATTAGCAAAATATGGTCGTGACCTCGTTGAAGAAGTTCGTAAAGGCAACATGGACCCTGTCATTGGTCGTGATGAAGAAATTCGTAATACGATTCGCATTTTAAGTCGTAAAACGAAAAACAACCCTGTTCTTATTGGTGAACCAGGTGTCGGTAAAACGGCGATTGTTGAAGGATTGGCACAACGTATCGTGAAAAGAGATGTGCCCGATTCATTGCTCGACAAGACAGTGTTTGAATTAGACTTAAGTGCGCTCGTTGCAGGTGCGAAATACCGTGGTGAATTTGAAGAACGACTCAAAGCGGTATTGAAAGAAGTCAAAGAATCAGAAGGTCGTATTTTACTCTTTATAGATGAAATTCATATGTTAGTCGGTGCAGGTAAAACGGACGGTGCGATGGATGCCGGCAACATGTTGAAACCCATGTTAGCAAGAGGTGAACTTCACTGTATTGGTGCGACAACATTAAATGAGTATCGTGAATACATCGAAAAAGATTCTGCGTTAGAGCGTCGTTTCCAAAAAGTTGCAGTTGCGGAGCCGACTGTTGAAGATACAATTTCTATTTTAAGAGGCTTGAAAGAACGTTATGAAGTCCACCATGGTGTGCGTATTCAAGACCGTGCACTCGTTGCGGCAGCGGAATTGTCAGATCGCTATATTACAGACCGATTCTTACCGGATAAAGCGATTGATTTAGTCGATCAAGCTTCAGCAACCATTCGAACAGAAATGGGCTCTAATCCAACTGAACTCGACCAAGCGAATCGTCGTGTGATGCAGTTAGAAATTGAAGAAAATGCATTGAAAAAAGAGTCTGATGAAGCAAGTCGTATTCGTTTGAAAGAATTACAAGAAGAATTAGCTGAAGAAAAAGAAAAACAAGCGGCATTGCAAGCACGTGTGGAAAATGAAAAAGAAAAAATTGCAAAAGTCCAAAAAAAACGTGCAGAACTTGATGAAAGTCGTAAAGCGTTAGAAGATGCAGAAAACAACTATGACCTTGAAAAAGCAGCGATTCTTCAACACGGTAAAATTCCAGAATTAGAAAAAGAATTAAAAGCGTTAGAAGCGGCATTCCAAGAAGAAAAAGGCACAGACTCAGACCGCATTATTCGTGAAGTCGTGACAGACGAAGAAATCGGTGAAATCGTCAGTCAATGGACAGGCATTCCTGTGTCAAAACTTGTCGAAACTGAACGTGAAAAATTATTACACTTATCCGATATTTTACATGAGCGTGTCGTAGGTCAAGATCGTGCGGTAGATTTAGTAGCGGATGCGGTTGTACGCGCTAGAGCAGGAATTAAAGACCCCAATCGTCCTATTGGCTCATTTCTATTTTTAGGGCCAACAGGGGTCGGTAAAACAGAACTAGCGAAATCATTAGCGTCATCATTGTTTGATTCTGAAAAACATATGATTCGCATTGATATGAGTGAATATATGGAAAAACACGCTGTCTCTCGTTTAATCGGGGCGCCTCCAGGTTATGTGGGTCATGATGAAGGCGGTCAATTAACAGAAGCAGTGAGACGTAACCCATATTCAGTCATTTTGTTAGACGAAGTGGAAAAAGCACATACAGATGTCTTTAACGTATTACTTCAAATTTTAGATGAAGGTCGTTTAACAGATTCAAAAGGACGTAGCGTTGATTTCAAAAACACAATTATCATTATGACAAGTAATATCGGCTCACAAATTTTACTTGAAAATGTGAAAGATAGTGGCAAGATTGATGATGCGACAGAAAAAGCAGTCATGAACAGTTTGAATGCATACTTTAAACCTGAAATATTAAACCGTATGGACGATATCGTATTGTTCAAACCATTAACAATGGATGATATGCAAATGATTGTCGATAAAATCTTGATTAACTTGAACATGCGCTTAATGGATCAACGTATTACATTAGAAATTTCAGATGAAGCGGCAAAATGGATGGCTGAAACAGCTTACGAACCACAGTTTGGTGCACGTCCACTTAAACGCTTTGTACAACGACATGTCGAAACACCACTTGCACGTATGATGATCAAAGAAAACTTACCAGAAGGCACAATCGTATACGGCGATTTGAAAGATGGGGACATTCATTTTGAAGTAGAAAAACCGCAAAGTGTAGACAGTGAAAACGAATAG
- a CDS encoding 5'-nucleotidase, lipoprotein e(P4) family, translating into MNKWTKASAALLALGIVSSSVSTATYASGSGAVKTEQTEKHEIKAKDKAAQTLGQQNIMSVAWYQNSAEAKALYAQGYNAAKETLSKKIKNHHGGKKLAIVLDIDETVLDNSPYQATNALKGQSFPEGWHEWVQSAQAKPVYGARSFLKYADRHDVEIFYVSDRSHEKDLDATIKNLRNEKLPQADKKHVLLKKEGEKGKTERRDKVRTDYNLVMLFGDNLLDFDEPKQPTAKSREALVKQHEDDFGSKYIIFPNPMYGSWEATLYDNNYGLENNKKIQSREQSLRYFDAKTNKVQSYEMK; encoded by the coding sequence TTGAATAAATGGACAAAAGCATCAGCAGCACTTTTAGCATTAGGCATCGTTTCTTCTAGCGTATCGACTGCAACATACGCTTCAGGTAGTGGCGCAGTTAAAACTGAGCAAACAGAAAAGCACGAAATAAAAGCGAAAGATAAGGCAGCGCAAACGTTAGGTCAACAAAACATCATGAGTGTGGCTTGGTATCAAAACTCAGCAGAAGCCAAAGCATTGTATGCACAAGGTTATAACGCAGCGAAAGAAACTTTAAGTAAAAAGATTAAAAATCATCACGGTGGTAAAAAATTAGCCATCGTCCTTGATATTGATGAAACAGTGCTCGATAACTCACCGTATCAAGCAACGAATGCATTAAAAGGTCAATCTTTCCCAGAAGGTTGGCATGAATGGGTACAATCTGCACAAGCAAAACCTGTTTATGGCGCGAGATCATTCTTGAAATATGCAGATCGTCATGATGTTGAAATCTTTTATGTATCAGACCGTTCACATGAAAAAGATTTAGACGCGACAATTAAAAACTTAAGAAATGAAAAATTGCCACAAGCCGATAAAAAGCATGTGTTGCTGAAAAAAGAAGGGGAAAAAGGAAAAACTGAACGTCGCGATAAAGTACGTACAGATTACAATTTAGTCATGTTATTTGGCGACAACTTACTTGATTTTGATGAGCCTAAACAACCGACAGCGAAATCACGTGAAGCACTTGTGAAGCAACATGAAGATGATTTCGGTAGCAAGTACATCATTTTCCCTAACCCAATGTACGGTAGTTGGGAAGCGACATTATATGACAATAACTACGGCTTAGAAAACAATAAAAAAATTCAAAGTCGTGAACAGTCATTACGTTATTTCGATGCGAAAACTAATAAAGTACAATCGTACGAAATGAAGTAA
- a CDS encoding DUF2929 family protein, with amino-acid sequence MKYFITLIWAVLLIEMINFVLNSLSGGGPLNVVTPLFVAVIIVIALALLDVATTPPKQSQDTNEI; translated from the coding sequence ATGAAATACTTCATCACATTGATTTGGGCTGTTTTACTTATAGAAATGATTAATTTCGTTTTAAATAGCTTGAGTGGTGGCGGTCCACTAAATGTTGTGACGCCATTGTTTGTCGCTGTCATTATAGTGATTGCACTTGCATTGTTAGATGTTGCAACGACACCACCGAAGCAATCACAAGATACGAATGAGATTTGA
- a CDS encoding beta-ketoacyl-ACP synthase III, with product MNVGIKGFGAYAPDRVVDNAYFESYLDTSDEWISQMTGIKERRWADENQDTSDLAYEASIRAIEDAGIDAQDIDMVIVATSTGDHRFPTVANMLQQRLGLGKVASMDQLAACSGFMYGIVTARSFVLSGEYQNVLVVGADKLSKITDLNDRSTAILFGDGAGAVIIGEVSENRGILSYELGSDGVGGKYLYQDQETNFIRMNGREVFKFAVRVMGESSQRAVEKANLGPDDINMFIPHQANIRIMESARQRLNLPKEKMSVSVDKFGNTSAASIPLSVKQELENGRIKDDDVVVFVGFGGGLTWGSIVIRWGK from the coding sequence ATGAATGTAGGTATTAAAGGATTTGGTGCATATGCCCCAGATCGAGTTGTCGATAATGCATATTTTGAATCATACCTAGATACATCTGACGAATGGATTTCACAAATGACTGGGATTAAAGAACGTAGATGGGCAGATGAGAATCAAGATACATCTGATTTAGCGTATGAAGCAAGTATTCGTGCGATTGAAGATGCAGGTATCGATGCACAAGACATAGACATGGTTATTGTTGCAACATCTACTGGAGATCATCGTTTTCCAACAGTGGCAAATATGTTACAACAGCGACTAGGACTCGGTAAAGTTGCATCTATGGATCAATTAGCCGCATGTTCTGGATTTATGTACGGTATCGTTACAGCACGTTCATTTGTATTATCAGGTGAATATCAAAATGTGCTCGTAGTGGGTGCAGATAAACTTTCAAAAATTACAGATTTAAATGACCGTTCAACTGCTATTTTGTTTGGAGACGGTGCAGGTGCAGTGATTATTGGCGAAGTATCTGAAAATCGTGGTATTCTGAGCTATGAGTTAGGTTCAGATGGTGTTGGTGGCAAATACCTTTACCAAGATCAAGAAACAAACTTTATTCGTATGAATGGCCGCGAAGTTTTCAAATTTGCGGTACGTGTGATGGGTGAATCGTCACAACGTGCAGTTGAAAAAGCGAATTTAGGCCCAGATGACATTAATATGTTTATTCCACACCAAGCGAATATCCGTATTATGGAATCCGCGCGTCAACGATTAAATTTACCAAAAGAAAAAATGAGTGTTTCAGTGGATAAATTTGGTAACACATCAGCAGCTTCTATCCCGCTCAGTGTCAAACAAGAACTAGAAAATGGACGTATTAAAGACGATGATGTCGTTGTTTTTGTAGGCTTCGGTGGCGGACTTACTTGGGGCTCAATCGTCATCAGATGGGGTAAATAA
- the fabF gene encoding beta-ketoacyl-ACP synthase II has translation MTKKQRVVVTGLGGLSPIGNDVPSMWENALNGVNGIDKITRIDTEPYQVHIGGELKDFNVEDFIPKKEARKMARFTQYAVVASREALTDSGLTIDETNANRVGVWIGSGIGGMETFEQAYDQLKAKGPRRVSPFFVPMLIPDMASGQVSIDTGAKGPNGATVTACATATNSIGEAFKIIERGDADVMIAGGTEAPITHMSIAGFSASRALTTNGDIETACRPFQEGRDGFVMGEGAGILILESLESAQARGAKIYAELVGYGATGDAYHITAPGPEGEGGSRAMEAAIKDAGIQPSDIQYLNAHGTSTPVGDLSEIQAVKNTFGEAAYHLKISSTKSMTGHLLGATGGVEAIFSILSIRDSKIAPTIHANSPDPEIDLDITPNVAVDHDIEYAMSNSLGFGGHNAVLIFKKYSE, from the coding sequence ATGACAAAAAAACAGCGTGTTGTAGTGACAGGTCTTGGTGGCTTATCACCAATCGGAAATGATGTCCCGTCAATGTGGGAAAATGCATTAAATGGTGTGAATGGTATTGATAAAATTACTAGAATCGATACAGAACCTTATCAAGTGCACATTGGTGGAGAACTAAAAGATTTTAATGTTGAAGACTTTATTCCTAAAAAAGAAGCACGTAAAATGGCGCGCTTTACACAATATGCCGTTGTAGCGTCACGTGAAGCGTTAACAGATTCAGGACTTACAATTGATGAAACGAATGCGAATCGTGTCGGCGTATGGATTGGTTCAGGCATCGGTGGTATGGAAACATTTGAACAAGCATATGATCAATTGAAAGCCAAAGGACCACGTCGCGTTAGTCCTTTCTTCGTACCGATGTTAATTCCAGATATGGCATCAGGACAAGTGTCAATTGATACAGGTGCGAAAGGGCCAAACGGTGCAACAGTTACAGCATGTGCGACTGCAACGAACTCTATTGGTGAAGCATTTAAAATTATCGAACGTGGCGATGCAGACGTGATGATTGCAGGGGGAACAGAAGCCCCAATCACACATATGTCTATTGCAGGATTTAGTGCGAGCCGTGCGTTAACTACAAATGGTGACATCGAAACAGCATGTCGTCCATTCCAAGAAGGTCGTGACGGTTTTGTCATGGGTGAAGGTGCAGGGATTTTAATTTTAGAATCATTAGAATCTGCACAAGCACGTGGCGCGAAAATTTATGCTGAACTTGTCGGATACGGTGCTACAGGTGATGCGTATCATATTACTGCGCCAGGTCCAGAAGGTGAAGGTGGTTCTCGTGCGATGGAAGCTGCGATTAAAGATGCAGGTATCCAACCGAGCGATATTCAGTACTTAAATGCACACGGGACAAGTACACCAGTAGGCGACTTATCTGAAATTCAAGCGGTTAAAAATACGTTTGGTGAAGCAGCGTATCACCTTAAAATTAGTTCTACAAAATCAATGACAGGTCACTTATTAGGTGCAACAGGTGGTGTCGAAGCGATTTTCTCTATTTTATCTATCCGTGATAGTAAAATCGCACCGACCATCCATGCAAATTCACCAGATCCAGAAATTGATTTAGACATTACACCAAATGTTGCGGTGGATCATGACATCGAATATGCGATGAGCAACAGTTTAGGTTTTGGTGGACATAACGCTGTATTAATTTTCAAGAAATATAGTGAATAG
- a CDS encoding MFS transporter, translating to MVSIRQTIQTASLLITPILGGFIVAIIKINTLAFINAATERIGLILLLFLTFKNPTVHPKATSFSKGLLEGMTYLFHHHPLKMIIITSLCMNFLCNALIVGFPIVIVNQLHYSSKLLGMAEGVLGGAIVLSSLVITMFKINSHIKNLYVISMLLQALSLLIVASTYFLLTNPMLVYSLILLSNVLLGCSVSLNIITFQMMMHQMIEENFKSRVFSLTQSIVFGLTPLSCVLFGLFVPLHYGIVYVVCSIIAFIVVLFFRKSYIHE from the coding sequence ATGGTATCGATAAGGCAAACCATTCAAACCGCTTCATTACTCATCACACCCATTTTAGGCGGATTCATCGTTGCAATCATCAAAATCAATACACTCGCGTTCATCAATGCGGCTACAGAGCGCATTGGCTTGATTTTATTGCTCTTTTTAACATTTAAAAATCCAACTGTACATCCTAAAGCAACATCATTTTCAAAAGGTTTGTTAGAAGGCATGACATACTTATTTCACCATCATCCATTAAAGATGATCATCATCACGAGTTTATGTATGAATTTCTTATGTAATGCCCTCATTGTCGGATTCCCTATCGTCATTGTGAACCAACTCCATTACTCGTCAAAACTTTTAGGTATGGCTGAAGGTGTACTTGGAGGTGCTATTGTACTTTCGTCGCTCGTTATCACGATGTTTAAAATCAATAGCCACATTAAAAATTTATATGTCATCTCTATGTTATTACAAGCTTTATCCTTATTGATTGTTGCGTCTACATACTTTTTACTCACAAATCCTATGCTCGTCTACAGTTTGATATTGCTCAGTAACGTTTTGTTAGGCTGTTCAGTGTCGCTGAATATTATTACATTTCAAATGATGATGCATCAAATGATTGAAGAAAATTTCAAATCACGCGTATTTTCATTAACACAAAGTATCGTTTTCGGTTTGACACCTTTATCGTGTGTCTTATTCGGGTTGTTCGTACCGCTTCACTATGGTATCGTCTATGTCGTTTGTTCTATTATCGCATTCATCGTCGTGCTGTTTTTTAGAAAAAGTTACATACATGAATAA